The Paenibacillus uliginis N3/975 genome has a window encoding:
- a CDS encoding carbohydrate ABC transporter permease — translation MTNNESVLFGKNSKSRIVKKRERGEQALAYAFLAPSVILFIMFLFYPMLKSVYLSMTITDPRGQVAEFVWFENFAKLLGSEAFYSGLGVTLLFILYTVPTSLVWSLFLAAVTHNKLRGMKVFQFVFSLPIVISVGTGSIIWFLLFHPTAGMLNYFLSLVNISPIPWLTDPSWALISISLMTIWMNMGFLYIVLSSGLQGVPEEIYESAKMDGSGPIRTFIQIVLPLLSPTIFFALIVSVIGAFQAFGQIHILTKGGPINSTNVIVYSIYQDAFVNFRFGIGSAQALILFVIILALTLLQFKVLEKKVHYQ, via the coding sequence TTGACTAATAATGAAAGCGTTTTATTTGGTAAAAACTCTAAAAGTAGGATTGTCAAAAAAAGAGAACGGGGGGAGCAAGCGTTAGCCTATGCGTTTTTAGCCCCTTCAGTCATTCTGTTTATTATGTTTTTGTTCTACCCGATGCTGAAATCGGTGTATCTCAGTATGACAATAACTGATCCGCGGGGGCAGGTCGCCGAATTTGTATGGTTTGAGAATTTTGCGAAGCTGCTTGGGTCCGAAGCGTTTTATTCGGGGTTGGGTGTTACTTTACTGTTTATTTTGTACACCGTGCCTACTTCACTCGTGTGGTCGCTGTTTCTGGCTGCAGTTACACACAATAAGCTCCGCGGTATGAAGGTGTTCCAGTTTGTATTTTCTCTGCCGATTGTCATATCCGTCGGTACAGGATCTATCATCTGGTTTCTCCTGTTTCATCCGACAGCAGGCATGCTGAATTACTTCTTGAGTCTGGTGAACATCAGTCCGATTCCTTGGCTGACCGATCCATCCTGGGCGCTCATTTCGATCTCGCTGATGACGATATGGATGAACATGGGCTTTCTATACATCGTTCTCTCCAGTGGTCTTCAGGGGGTACCTGAGGAAATTTATGAAAGTGCCAAAATGGACGGTTCCGGCCCGATTCGTACGTTCATTCAAATCGTCCTTCCGCTGCTGTCGCCAACGATCTTTTTTGCGCTTATCGTATCGGTCATCGGCGCTTTTCAGGCATTTGGCCAAATCCATATTCTCACCAAGGGGGGGCCGATCAATTCGACCAACGTGATCGTGTACTCCATTTACCAGGATGCCTTCGTCAATTTCCGTTTCGGCATTGGCAGCGCGCAGGCATTGATTCTGTTTGTCATTATTCTGGCGCTTACATTGCTGCAGTTTAAAGTTCTTGAAAAGAAGGTGCACTATCAATGA